Sequence from the Melitaea cinxia chromosome 18, ilMelCinx1.1, whole genome shotgun sequence genome:
aggaacagatgaccgtgtgtgtattgtgtagatatttaattatttgtgtagatattataaagctgaagagattGTCTGTTTATAAAGAGCTAATATTTATGCTAATTTTTGGAAGGGTTaggacctaggcggacattctgagaccaaataagggacgtcttgaaaaaaggccaggtcaagagtaccctaaactgaagagcatgtatgaggggaataatgaaagtggacgaagcgaaagaagtatgtaaggattgtagcaagtggaaaggagtggtctctgcctacccttacgggaaagaggcgtgattatatgtatgtatgtaatttttatgcTCTAGAGTCCATTTATATTTAGGCTATGTgaaattttagtacattttgtACTCAAATTAGAGCGGGAaaaaaccgcggggcacaactagtatataaaaatcaagTTAAAAACTATGCAAGTACACAGCACAAAACATTTTCATATCCGAGTAGacttacaaacataatatttattattaacgtcATATTGTTACGGTAGTATGTTCTCAACGCATCCGATAGTGGTTTTTCTCTTGAACTTGACAGAGTTCCCCTTTGAAAGAGATTTCGACCTCGAAGTCTAAGTCGCGATTGTTTCTCGCGTTTTGACGCATCGAAAACGTTCCCATTATCTCTTCACCTTTCTTTACCTGAAAATTAAatcgaaaaataaatttcaatatatctATAACATACTATTACACGCACGTTCGTCTGTTActaaagcaatttaatgcttgtgttaaacGCAACAGCTAAATgaatactattaattatatacgcttcaacctgtaatatcccagtactgggcataggcctctttctccatgtaggagaaggatcagagcttaatccaccacgctgctccaatgtgggttggcggatatattacctactatgagtaacgatcgctatcaggtgtacatgataacaaccgggaccgacagcttaacgtgctctccgaggcacggtggggagacccacaaggactgcacaaacacccagaccacggcaaacacctgtatggccaatacaaatgtctatcatgtgcggggatcgaacccgcaaccgccagcacaacaggtacaatccatggctgtgaccgttgcgccaacgcggcgtcgcatTAATTATATGCTTACGTTTAATTAATAGCATTCAGTGAAGcgatacgcttacgcttcagcctgtaatatcacacaGATGGGCATGGGCCActttccccatgtgggagaaggatcagagtttaatccactaTGCTGCTCATTAATTGgcttaaacttattttttgtatagaaGTACCTAGAGATATTctagatattttcttttaatttatttttaaccgacttcaaaaaaggaggaggttactcaattcaactgtatacatatttatttatgtatgttcggggatagcttcatTTTCTGGAccgtttttgataattctttttttgttggaaagtagatatcccaggtgtggtaccatgataaggagaccaggatctgatgatagaaacCCAGAGAAagagctttttactgggtgtaccgattttgatgatttttaatttaatcgaaagccgatgtttatcatgtgatcacatttatatttcatcgagatctgattacaacttttgaagttatctttgataatgcgtatttacttgactattttttcgtctacctacgttgtattacttgtcgatataattgaagtcggtttttttcgtataacacaattatcttaatCAACTTTCTTTACAATAGTACTGACCTGCCTGTACACTGTACAGGACAAGtctctattataaataaaagaataatacaacaactatagtttttaaacaaattaaataattatgtatacttGATAAGACCACCAGTTGTAGgaggtattttttattgtatcattAATTGCAAGCATCttttttatgtacaataaaaagtaaattattaattattattaataattagctAAAAATGGTGTGGTTACAGcaacaaagaatatagccacccctctctgcccgtgggtatcgtaaaaggcgactgaggaataacacagttccactaccaccttagaacttaaaaagacgggataaccatccaactgctggctttcaaatataCAGGCtgatgacgggcagcagcgtcttcggtgcgactaaACCAGctctacggtcaccaacccgcctgcccagcgtggtgactatgagcaaaacacatgggttcacgccattcttagcgcgaacttagggaggcttatgtccagcagtggaccgcgataggctgaagtgaattagCTAAAATGCGTTAGAGCTAAGATGACTtgttgaaaacaaaattatgaaacaaaactgctcaaattctggagcagctcgactcaGGCAAACGCACTTGCATTGGTTCTAATGTTGCAGGCGTAAATACAGTATTTACTTAGCTTCTGgtgagcagtacgcttgtttgcctacaACATACTACGTGAGGACTTACCGTCATATACTCATCAAAGTAGAAGACGGTCTGTTTCCAGTGCGTGTAGGGAGCCTCAGGGGCAGTACTGAAGCCGAGCCTCTTGTGAGACTTCGTGAACTCCACATTGAAGAATGTCACCAACGCTTGGATGAAGTCATTGCGACGTACCTTTAagaaaacatacatatttaacatccctactaatattataaatgtgaatgtaagtttgtttgttacgctttcacccaaaaactactcaaccgatcatcatgaaactttgtacacatattctgggaggtattagaagtagcataggatacattatataaaaaaaaaaaaaaatcgagcgAAGCCGCGTGTAATAgctattattatcatataatacatattcattattaataaaaaattcatttgtttttattgtgaaaaaattgatatattaataagaattattattatataagaaaacGACAGTTAAAGGTAGAATGTAGTTTGCTTCACATTTCATATTCACATTCAACTTTACATTTTTGCGTTTATTTAGTTACGTTTGATCAATTCTAATTtctaaaaattgaaaaagaataatatatttgttttattttaatgctgAAAAttcatttaagatttttttactattaagaaGTAAGTTTAAGCTTCTCATTAagatataataacaattattcaatttaaaaaaaaaacttgtataaaaatcatactataaaataaagaatgcaAAAACTCAACAATGAACTTACTTGAAGGTGGAACTTTGACTCAAAGTTCAGATCTTCTTTCTTGACTGTGTACAAATCGATTTCTTTTAATAGGCAAGAATTCGTAACAACCTGTAacaaaaaattcatatttaaaaaattttactgACAAAAAAAATGGACCAACAGACCAATTTTCCATAAAGCATCTTTAGTGACGTAAAAGTCATCAACATAAACCTATACCAAATTgcaaaaataagtaaagtacatgttatatatgtatatactaggaTCTTAGTAGTAATTAAGCCCAATAAAGGTAGACACTGGACCACAAAGTTACTGTAACACACCTCGGACGAGAAAATCATACAAAAGGATATTCAATtcagaataatttaatttaataaattttaatacagataCTAACTTTAGAGACGAAACTTACAACTGatacatatataacaaaatCTCATGCATTTCATGAAACAGATATGCTGTTTTCCTGTGTCTAATTACCTGTTTGGCGTCAACAACATCAACAAGAGGCTCAGAAATTGCCACCTTTCTTATGGACGACATATCAAAACCATAGACATCGTCCCACCAGTTAATCTTCTCGTCCTTGTACTGACGATCTTCGATACCACAAATGAATAATGTGCATCTAAAACAAACGTAAATGATAcctaatttattattgaatgtttATATGGATTCTCAGTATAAATAGTCtatagacaaaaatatataaaatctacaTTGCTTTGCTGATTGTACAAACATGAAATATACATTTAAGCCTTAAATCATTATAGACATATTCATTTTACTAATCGAGGGTGCAATACTGctaaaatattagaaatcaCAGTATCTATTGCAGTATCatgtgggtttttttttttactaaggtGGTAAACAAGCATATTACGGACCCTACTGCCAATACACATCacttcttgaaagcagtattatttagttgtgatcttctgtatggtcgaggtacttctccagtcaggttgctccagattttgaatagGATATATCCTGCGGTGTCTTACCTCAGTTGAGGTATGAGCATGTATTTAAAGTCACATGCAACAGTTAATTGGCATATATATTCAACTCACCTATCAGGGAACAGCATACCGTCGGGCTTGAGCCACTTGTCACGAGCGTACAAAACCGTATCC
This genomic interval carries:
- the LOC123662190 gene encoding protein arginine N-methyltransferase 1 yields the protein MESMDVAQESTSATSTPATENGPDKNVTAEEMTSRDYYFDSYAHFGIHEEMLKDEVRTLTYRNAMYHNKHLFKGKTVLDIGCGTGILSMFAAKAGAAKVIAVECSNIVDYARKIVEANRLHDIIEIVKGKVEEVELPVDKVDIIISEWMGYCLFYESMLDTVLYARDKWLKPDGMLFPDRCTLFICGIEDRQYKDEKINWWDDVYGFDMSSIRKVAISEPLVDVVDAKQVVTNSCLLKEIDLYTVKKEDLNFESKFHLQVRRNDFIQALVTFFNVEFTKSHKRLGFSTAPEAPYTHWKQTVFYFDEYMTVKKGEEIMGTFSMRQNARNNRDLDFEVEISFKGELCQVQEKNHYRMR